In Betta splendens chromosome 1, fBetSpl5.4, whole genome shotgun sequence, the genomic stretch GTGCAGCAAACGAGTGGttccttcattttttttatgttcCCATTTATATTTTCACCCAGTCATATTTTCTTCCCTTCTTGACTTAACTCTTGGCctttggtgtttgtttttttgctttttgctgCTCCTGTGCCAGACAACGATGCAATGCGGGACGTGACATTACCTGAACAAACATTATCTGTGACAAAAGAAACGGCACAGGAGCAGATGTTCAAACAAGAGTCAGGTGTCAGCAAATAATAAGTGAGTGACAGGTGTCTGGATGATTCACACtgtgttcatgtttttaaaGGATTTAGTCAAGTTATTATGAGTTATGGATTGTTTAGCACTATATTTATTGTAATTCTTATCCATTATGTGCTGCACTTGTATAAAGTGAACACAAAGTTCTCACTGGTTTAGTTCATATTCATCAGCCTTGTTTAAATGCAGCCAGCGGTGGTTTTTAGTACATATGTTTACAGCAGCACAAGTACACAACATTAGCAACTAGCCCATGGACACACAGAGCCTCAAACCCTGCAGATATTTGTCTCAGGAGTTGGTGGAGAGTAAATATAGCATTTTTCCTCACGAACCACAACAGTTTGACTAAATGCTAATGTCGCTGGGCCACAGTGGTAAACAGGAAACGGTTTGTTAACGCGTTTGGAACAGCCTTGTAAACTGAGAACGTCAGGGTTGTGAGTACCGTCCGCCGGGCTGCTGTCAGTGCTCAGGTCAGATAGTGTCACCTGGTCTCGTACACGGACACAAATGATGACATCATTGAAACAAAAACGCCTCCATGCGATGTAATGTGGAGTTTTAATAAAGGAAGGTGAATATTAGGGAGTCACATTGGTGCAGTTGCCCTTTAATCATATTGTGAACGTTCTCCTTTTTTACATGTTACTATTTGACTCGGTCTGATAATGTTTGACCATTAATCATCCTGCATTCGTTTGTCTTTGAAGTAATTTACAGGCAACACAGTAAAAAAAGGAAGCCAGGGTATTTTTAACGGATCTGCCCTCATTGAGCCTTGACACAAATAAGAACCCAGAGCCAGTGCAGGTGTGGCGGCCACGCCAGCGAAGCCGAGGAAGCTAATGTGCAGCGACAAAGGGACCGATCTTATGTAATGTGTGGCCTGACTGTGTGGCTGCCAAACGAACAGCGCTCACATGTGGCCTGTAAAGTCCAGAGGTGCCAGAACAAGGAACCTGTCACGTCCTGTTTCACGTCCGCCCGTCGTTCCCCGGCCATTTCTGTAAAGTCCACTCACAGTGTGTCGAACCTCGCTTCCCGTTAACGTGAAACAGTAATGGAGCAGGTCCACCGAGAAATGAAGCGAACGTTTTGGCCGGAGTTCAGTCAAACTTCACTTCAGGCTGTGAAACTGTCAGTTGTTCTGTGTTGAGTCGTGGTGAGGGAGGCGTCGGCACTGAAGGCTCATTCACCAGGTggatttttattaataattcatttaagGGTCGCTGCTTGCGTTGGCTGTGATGCTGAACATGTGAAACTGCAGAAGTCTGGGCAATGAATgtctttatgtatttatttttttattctgtcttaGTTCAGTCTTGTACTTTGCATTGGTTTCGGTACACGGTTGTTAATGAAGGGGTTCACGGTTAAACTCCAGCAGATCTggagcctgttgttgttgttgttttttgtcttcatgTCCACATTTTGGCAAAAGTGGGTCTGAAGAGTCTCAGACTTTGCCCTTCTGTTTTACCAGCAGCTATTTTTACCTCCCCCCGACTGCGTCACAGCGGACAGAAGAAGATAAGAGTGGAGGCTTAGGAAAATCCTACAAGTCTTATTATACCTTAATTCTCCTCAGTATGCGGCTGAAAGAGACTGTTTTTAAAGTTGAACCTTTCTTGCCTCTGGACTTTGTTTTATCATCTCAGAGCCTAAAGAgatttactgtataaaacacactcacacattgaTATCGTGAACTAAATatctttttacagtgttttgtcAGTGAGAAAGAGGTGAACTCTAcaacctgcatgtgtgtgttggctaAGGGGCCCAAGTCTAAGCAGATGTGGCAGTACCTGTGCAAACACAGCCTTTAGTTTGGCACTGTTGTTTCTAGCAGGGTTCTGTTTAAGTCTGAACTGAATGAACTTCATGAGCTGGTGTGAATGCTCGCTTTGACTTTACACTCAATTCTACCATTCTAGTGAACAGTGTTACTCTGTTTAAACATATGCTGTATTGTTACAAGAAAACCTTTTAGGGCATCATTTTGGACCTGGCTACAAGACCTCAGtcataaaaacagcagctgtgcagaTTTTACAACAGACATAAAGTTACATAAAGGGATTTCTGAGCCATAGTGTAACACAGCTCCATCCTGAAGGCGCACCATGTGTGTCGGCTTCAAAGCCTTTAAAGCTTCTGATAGatgtaaaacactgttttctgtCAGCGTGAGTGTCTCTGTGACAGAATCATGCTGGTGTGCGGTGTTAGGATGGATTTACCACAGCGCCGTGTGTCTGGCAGGACGgacggatgaatggatggatgggtggatgggtgGGTGTCTGGGCAGCAAAGGAGCCCATCTGACCTCACACAGTGATGTAACTGTGGCCATTCAAAAACATTACATGTACAAAAGATTTGCTTTCTGTTAAGCTTCACTAAATTGGAATAAAAGCCCTGACTCTGATTTGAAATACACTGAGAAAACCTGAGGTTCACATTTAGTTTTATTCCTGCATTTGAATTACAACGTCATTATCTCTGTTAATACTAAGCCGCTCATGCACCTCTCTCTATATTAGTGAGTATTGTGTCCCagaataaaattattttaatccCCTTTTAAAGCTAAGTGTACATACTTATTGAAGAGCTGGAGCTCTGTGGTCCTGTCACTCTAAGCTCCTCTATGTCTAACGTGCCCTGTTCTGTGCAGGAACAGGTGACGTTGTGGCCATCATGATCCCGGAGCCCAAAGGTCGTGAGATCGCGGCCTTGCTGGAGCGGAACGTCGTGGTCACGCTGCACATCACCATCGGAACGCGCAACCTGCAGAAGTACGTGAGCCGGACGTCGGTGGTGTtcgtctccatctccttcaTCGTGCTCATGATCATCTCCCTGGCCTGGCTCGTCTTCTACTACATCCAGAGGTTCCGCTACGCCAACGCGCGGGACCGCAACCAGGTACGTGGCGCCTCCGAGCGTGGCCTGCATGAGCCTGACCGCCGGTGGAGCGGCGCGTGATCGGGCTCAGCTTCCTCCAATCAGCAGAGCAAATACTCGCCCGTGCCTCCtcgttgttgtgtttgtttgtcgtGACGTCTGTGGACACAGTGTATGAGTGCGTCTGTTGTGATGAGAGCCGGTGCCCTGGCAACGCTTGTTTGCTCTTTCACATTGAATTGTGTTGATTTATGTTGTGATGTGAATTCAGACATATTGAACACGCCGGctttcatatttaattttttttaagcaGGACAATAAGTTAAAGCAGATGGAGTGTGATGATAAACTGTTATTACTATTTCCGCTGTGTACCTATGTAAACTGTGTAACACACATTTCTGCTGTCTCACTGCTGCACGTCCTCAGTGTCCTGGTTTCTCTTCAGGTGCATTCGttctgtctctctgctgctgccgagTTGCTCGGTAGTTTTGTTGACATTTTgaatccattttatttttcctgatCTTCCAGCGGCGTCTTGGAGACGCGGCAAAAAAGGCCATCAGCAAACTCCAAGTACGAACCATTAAAAAAGGAGACAAGGTAAATCGTCCTGTATCACAAACCTCCAACTATATCTGGCTGTCAATGAGCTCAATTACGTTTCTGTGTCTTTGAGGTTTTATAGGTTTTACATGAATTACTCTATACTTTCTGTATTTGGAATCTGAGAAGCCGCTTCTTCCATCTCTGCCTTTGTTTCAGGAGACTGAGTCCGACTTTGACAACTGTGCAGTGTGCATTGAAGGTTATAAACCCAATGACGTAGTGCGGGTGTTACCATGCAGGTACTCTTTGTTTATCACTGCTGTGCATCGCTTTAACACGGAGCAACTGGTGTCTGTACATTCTGCCAAACGCACCTTTGCACTGTTGTCCTCCTTTCGTTGTGCTTCCTCATTTTCGCTCTTGTCTCGTTTGGTCAGACACGTGTTCCACAAACACTGCGTCGACCCGTGGCTGCAGGACCACCGCACCTGCCCCATGTGCAAAATGAACATCCTGAAAGCCTTGGGAATCCCAGTGAGTTCCTCTGTAATAATCAACCTGAATGCGGCTGCGCGTAGCCCGCGTTACAGTTCCGACCCGTTCCAGGTCAGCGCCGACTGCTCGGACGACATCCCTCCGGATTACGAGATGTCGGTCGGAGGCCCGCCCACCGACCCCATCAGCGCGGCCAGTGAAATCACGGTGAACGAGAGCTCGGTGGTGCTGGATTCGGCCGGACGAGCGAtcggcctgcagcagctgcctcctgaCACGGAGCTGGCGCCTCAGGCCGGGGAGAGCTACGTCATCTCCAGCAGTGAGTTCAGGCCTCATGGCGTCTGCTTTCCTGTTAGAAACCACCTGTGTTAAACCAGCTCCATCTGTAAAAAGCTTCTAATTGCGTGTGATATAAAATCAATATATCAACAAAGACAAAGTGGGAATAAATGTAGAACCTTTGGTACCAGATACAGATACTCCCTTTAATCTGCAGAGTTCAGTGTTCATTCGTTCTAGCGCTGCTTATTGACTGcttcctctcacctcctccagtCCAAGGTTGTTTTATTCTGGGGTCCAAACCGGGTCAGCAGCCACCTGTTCCGTGCTCCCGGGTGACGCTGTAGGGGAAACGATAGCATATGACCTGATCCAAATAGGTTTTACGGCCCTGTGTGGGAAACCTGTGCTCTTCAGCACTGTTTGAAGGCTCCCCGCGTCCTGTCAGGATTAATGTGTGGGAGACAAACGTAGAGCGGGTCCAAGTGTAAAAAGGGAAATGTAAACCACCGTTTTATGTTTTGGAACTAATTCAGGGCATTTTTCCAAGTTATACCAAGCCATAAAAACCAGAACATATGACTGTGCGttcccatttttatttttatttttcttggaaGGCACTCACAGGCGGCTGACACAAAGCTATGCTTCTGCTTTTGTGGTGGATCGCTCAGCACGGATGAGCCTTGATTTGTCATCTGCCGCAGCACTAATAAGCCGACAAGGTCCCTGACAGGCGGTTAGCGTGAGGAGAACGAGCCGACCTGCCAGGATTTCTGCCGCCGAGGCCTGGGAGTGACGGAGCGCACGTCCGGCAGCACCTTTTAGCTTGAGTTATGACAGCACTGCAGCTGTCGCCCTTCTAGAACCACTGGGCGAACGTCTCGGTAccagaaacatacagtatggtTGGAGACTGGGCCAGTCTACAATCCTGTTAAAAGAATATGTAGTACAACAGCAACCAAAATTGATCTGTTAATTTGCAAATAACACAAAGATGGCAGAGAACAGGTGGTTATTAATTGATGACTCCCCATGTCTTCATCAGGTGACCACCAGCCTCCGCTCAGCAGCGACTCAGACACCTCGATCATCATGGCCACTGAGGGCATGTTCGAAGTGGACCTGTCCGCGGAGCAGGAACGCGACGGGGCCAAATCCTGAGCCGATCGCACCCGAGGGGAACAGGCGTCAATCACAAGGGAAATTAAGCGAGGGAGCAGCACAGAACGATCAGGAGCTCCCAGAGATTCAGCGCGTCAGCGGAGGATGTGACCTCACTGAGGATGAAATGAGCAAAACGACCCGCGGCGGCACAAAGCCACCCAGATAAACGGACCCGAGCCTCCGTGGCGTCCGTGGACACGTCGCTTGCTCATTCATGCAGTGGTCACAGCTCACCGTTTCTGGCCACCTGATTCTTCACATCAAAGCCTAACATCCGAAATACACAGATTAAGATAATAGCGACCTTTAATTAGTATTATGAAAATGTGGATTGTTGTATTTGATTCCTTTTTAGAATGAGATCACTGCCAACATATGTGATTTGTCTTTAAGATCAGTTGAGACATGAATGCACAGATTTACTACACTATTTGTGTTTCCCGCTGTTGTTGAGGGGGAAGAACCCAACATGTGCTGGATGTGCAGTGTCTGTCCTCACGTTTGACAATCAGAAACTGCTGCCGATTCACGAGTCCGCGCGGCCCACGCCGTTGGCCCTGCTTCCTGctggctgtggtggtggtggtggtggtggtggtggaacagTCTGACGCGTGTGTGTCGCTGTGGTTTTTCGCGTGGCTGTTAACTGACCCTAAAACTGTGCATGATTCGAAGCTAATCCAGTAACGcgaggacggacggacgctgTGGTAAAGCACTGCATGGCCAATAAAGTGGAGTTAGCCAGAGTTTTATTAATAGATGCTGCGGGCGTGAAAACTGAGCTGTATAAAATGTTTACAGTTGCAcagtaacttttttttttctctgtttattcGCCACAAAGAGATCCACACGCAGCAGAGTGGCCCCTGTTACGCCCTCAGTCAGGCAGAACTCACCTTTAGCGGATCTCTACTAAATGTTCCTCCTCATGGTTCAGGCTGCACTGAGTCCCAGCCCGAGGCTTCAGTTAAAAACCTACAGGAAACCGGTTTATTGACCTACAAAGGCACAGGAACAAGCACAATCATTTTGTCACTGGCAGCCAGAGGCTTGTAGCTTATGAGACCATTTGTGCGTCCAAAGATAATTAGTAACATTTGTGGTGCCGTACATTTAAACTGGTTCTGATTGTTGTGAAAGGTGTGGGCAGACGTGGACAAAGACTTCATGTGGAACAGAACTAGGACTCAAACCCCCGACATGATGACGACTGTTAATCGCTGTTCATAACAGTGATTCTAGTGGAACATTTCTCCTCTTCCTATTGCGCGTTAGTTGAACACAGGATCCAATGCTGCGTCAgagctgtttcctctcacatTCCTGTAGAGCTGCACACTAAAGAAGCACAGACCCAGCTAGTGGAATTTAACTGGCGGTTTTCTCCCGCGGTCAATGTTTCCATTATGTCCTGCAGCCacctgggacacacacacacacacacacacacgcacacacacacacacacacacacacacacacacacacgttatgcAACACACACGTGTCCACACTCTCCTTGCTTGGGTTAATCATTGCAGGGTCATTGGGCGCACAGGCAGATGTTTCAGTTTCATGGGAGCTCTGGCATTAGTTCGCTGTAACTCGTTcccggctgcagcagctcggtgCTCACATTATCCCACATAAGCTATAGTTCCGACGCCGATGAATCGTTTTGGTAGCATTGCAGGAGAATTCATGAATGTATATTTGTATTGTTTCCTGAACGAGGTCAGAGCAGgatggaaaaggaggaagatTGCGATTCCTACCAGCTTAATGTAGATTTATATTTGAGAGATCTCTACCAGCCAAATCTGGCCCCGACGCCTCTGCCTGCTTCTTCAGCTCACGTTAACATAGCACAAGACATGCGATGAATGGAGACGCTCAGCAGCGCCCATCTGAGTTTATCGTCTTCTCCAGCACCGCCTTGACTCCGTTTCtccttcacgtgtgtgtgtctgaccgAGCGTTTGAGCCACGGTGATGAAGCACATCAGCTCCAGATGCTTGAGTCTGGCTGCACTGCCTAACGGGACAAGCTGCTCTAAGTTGGACTAAGGCCTTGATTTTACATGGCAACTTGTGATTAAGCTGCAAGTTGCTCGCTCAGATTTGTCCGTTTACAGCGCTTTAATAACAACTGTGTCAGAACTTTAAAGCCAATTTAAAGCTTTTAAATCGCACGCACAAAAAGCTGAGTGTGTCTTGATATGACCTTCAGTCTGTATGtcaaaaacgaaaaaaaaagaatgtttcCAAATTTTACCAGCAACATTCCAAATTATTGTTCTTTTAAAATGAGACACGTTTCCCTGAAAGAACTTTGTAATTTGGTACCTAGACACTTTCATATTttaggaaaaataaaatgtcattattCAAAAAGCTTAATTTAAAGTCCCGTTTGTTTGTACGTGATTAATCTTTTTACTTATTACCTTGTTTAGTATATTTTACAAATTGTCTCATCGTTTTCATTATTGTGGCCACACATTGATGTTGCACAGAGAGCTGAGCTTGTGAATACATATCACACTGGCAGGAAACTAATATTGATTAACTTCCTGAATAAACAGTCGTTCAAACCCTATTACAAACTTTTCTCCTGATTAAAATTATTCAGTAATAATAACCCTGTTAATATAAAGTTCTTTCATGATGTGACATGAGGCCATTTTCTCTGTCACACGCTCGCTCTGTAAACTGTCCTATTTGCACTTTATTCCTCCGGTGAATGAGGAGCGGCTTTACTGAATGACTTGAGCCTTTTTTATGTGCTGCTTTCAGGGCAGAGGGCTACAGTTTTGAACATGGCACACGTGTCATTTGTTGCTTCATGTGAAATGTTGTGATCTTTTATCTGTTctcttgtgtatgtgtgttgggGCGTATCAATATATTGTTCACTATACCCAGCAGAAATAACAGCATCGCTATTTTGTATTAAACAACTCCGATTAGTTCTGTCGCTTCCTTGTACCTTGATGCACGTGTATGAATGTCCTTGATTTTGGCATAATAAATTTTACCCAGGTTTTTTTCAACCCTGCTTTTTTACAAGACTGTGATTTGCCACATGCAAGCATTGTATTAAAAAGATGAGTGTGTCAACGCTGAAAACGAGTCATTGCAGCagttaagaatgaagggacactgaTTCCTCCATAATTTATATGCGCAGAAGTTCTCAAACTGGCGGATTATTTGCTATGAGCTCACaaacaactagtgcttcctggtttcctctgtacctgccccggCAACGGTCGGACTGAAGGGGCGGGGTCAGACAGAGAGGGGGCGTGGCtagcctgctggagcgcaactgctctgtccgccattgtttcTCCTCACATGCGCTTACAGCACTTACATTCAATGGCGTGTGCTACTACGTGATTGAGATTATTTAGAACACAGCGAgtacttcagcacgcacagtctgatatttgtggttagttgcATGAGTCGTTCAGCAgcgttttattttaattcaaagcagacagttgttagaaagccacaaattcttcatttagcctcttcttttcttcatccactgttagtggctggaaaaacaagacacttgtcccttccaagagttTCTGTGACGGCCAGCAACTGGCCGATATTACCTGCAAAAGaatgaaaataattattttattagttttatgGGTTTCTGCTAGCCAAGCTAATACATAGATTAaggttagcaacataagctaaccTAAGGTTTTGGTCAACGCTTGTTAAAACTataactattctttcagcttctcactttttttttttttttttacatttttttgtttttaattaaaaaaatgggAACAACAGAAAGGATCAGGAACAGTAATTAATTCTGTACCACAAGGTGGCGCCTTATCCACAAGTTTCTATATTATTGCAACTGTAGAATAACTCAAGGTCATTCAACACTAGTATTAAAACAACACTTTTTGTGTAACTAATTAATTACTAATATGTTTGGCTTGCAATAAAATATGGAACTATTAAGAATCCACATGATCCCCGAATCCACAGTGACATGTTTACAGTGTTTATGTTTTCCAACCAAAATCCAAACAAACCTGGATTTATATCATTTGACTGGATTGGTTCACAGACCAGTAGCATAATTCACACAGCTCAATACCTGCCGCTGGCTTCAACGGGTTTTCGAAGAGGGAGAGGAATGATGCTACATTGCTGCCAGAATGGGCCGCGGTGCGGAGCTCAGCCACTTTCAGCTGGGCAGAAAAAAGCCTATAGCATAAACAGGCAGCATAAATCTATAAGACACaaaataggaaaacaaaaacaaaaagggatcaaataaacattttgaaTTTCCTGTGTTGTATCCAGAGTTATAGATTTTTTCAAACAGGGCACCTTCTTTTTCAGTGGATCAAAGGTATTTGGACAGTTGACTAAATATTCCACCAGGTGCGATCAATGCTTTCATTGATTGCAAACAAGTGAAGGACATTAAAGGTGTGGATTTAATATCCCGTATTGAGTTGACGCTGTTTGACACTGTAGCAAACAAAACCGAAGCAGGGGTGAGGTCAACAATCTCAACGCCTGatggctgtggagctgctctaCATAGCGTCGATCTATTCTGCTGACAAAGGCAGAAAGACCCTCTGCAGGTCAGTCAGTTTTGCTCATTGTAAACTAGCATTGAGTGCAGACAAAGTCACTTTGATGCGGTAGTGTTTGTCTTTGGTGCCAGAAGAGAAAACTGaggggaaaaaggagaagacAGACAGAATCACGTTCGAAGCATATCCAGGTAGTGAAATGTAAACATTGTTGTCTTTCTCATCGAGTGCTCAAAGATCTGGGGTTTCCTTCAACTCTGATGAAGTGCAGTGCACCTTGTCAGCATGCCTCGTTGATCTCACTGATCTTTTGGCTCAATCACAGCATTGCCATAAAGTACGTTATGCAAGAACATTCCTTAATGTCATAAATTCTGCGTGTGACGGTGCAGGAGAACAGAAATGGTTCTAATGAAACAGTCTCTCTTCTTGATTGCAGGAGAACAGCTGATTGAGCTGGGCCCACAGACAAACGATTTGTTGCATCTTACAAAGGAGCTGCCTTTGAAGTTGCTGGAGAAGGAGTGTGTAAAGCCCAAATGATGagcaacagccaaataaaataaaaaagctgtaGCCCAAATATTGTTGGAACTCACGGTTCTGTATTAAAATGTGTCCACATGCTTTAGTGGAAAGCGTCTAAATGATAAGTAGTGCGCCCTCTGTGGGACAGATGAGCATTTCTGGTCCTTCTCTATAAAAGCTTGTTTCTCTGGTTTtccagcagatggcgctgtAGAGCCCATGATTCCCTGCATCGTatctctctgtgtctttgttgaaGTGAGACAAGAGCACA encodes the following:
- the rnf150a gene encoding RING finger protein 150a isoform X1 — translated: MAPSLIRACRSLALSTWLLSFCFVHLLCLDFTVAEKEEWYTAFVNITYLDPVTSEIRTEKTECGRYGEQSPKREARGLVLVPSHLQDRQACDPNVRFSPVSANTAWVALVAAGNCTYKEKIRNVANLNASAVVIYNVGSGSPNDTITMPHPGTGDVVAIMIPEPKGREIAALLERNVVVTLHITIGTRNLQKYVSRTSVVFVSISFIVLMIISLAWLVFYYIQRFRYANARDRNQRRLGDAAKKAISKLQVRTIKKGDKETESDFDNCAVCIEGYKPNDVVRVLPCRHVFHKHCVDPWLQDHRTCPMCKMNILKALGIPVSADCSDDIPPDYEMSVGGPPTDPISAASEITVNESSVVLDSAGRAIGLQQLPPDTELAPQAGESYVISSSDHQPPLSSDSDTSIIMATEGMFEVDLSAEQERDGAKS
- the rnf150a gene encoding RING finger protein 150a isoform X2 encodes the protein MAPSLIRACRSLALSTWLLSFCFVHLLCLDFTVAEKEEWYTAFVNITYLDPVTSEIRTEKTECGRYGEQSPKREARGLVLVPSHLQDRQACDPNVRFSPVSANTAWVALVAAGNCTYKEKIRNVANLNASAVVIYNVGSGSPNDTITMPHPGDVVAIMIPEPKGREIAALLERNVVVTLHITIGTRNLQKYVSRTSVVFVSISFIVLMIISLAWLVFYYIQRFRYANARDRNQRRLGDAAKKAISKLQVRTIKKGDKETESDFDNCAVCIEGYKPNDVVRVLPCRHVFHKHCVDPWLQDHRTCPMCKMNILKALGIPVSADCSDDIPPDYEMSVGGPPTDPISAASEITVNESSVVLDSAGRAIGLQQLPPDTELAPQAGESYVISSSDHQPPLSSDSDTSIIMATEGMFEVDLSAEQERDGAKS